A genome region from Heteronotia binoei isolate CCM8104 ecotype False Entrance Well chromosome 19, APGP_CSIRO_Hbin_v1, whole genome shotgun sequence includes the following:
- the ATP8B4 gene encoding LOW QUALITY PROTEIN: probable phospholipid-transporting ATPase IM (The sequence of the model RefSeq protein was modified relative to this genomic sequence to represent the inferred CDS: substituted 1 base at 1 genomic stop codon): NGKRIADYQSFAVTAAASLIIGVSVQIALDTSYWTGINHFFIWGGIAVYFAVLFAMQRDGIFDLFPGHFPFVDDAWSSLGQLNVWLVIFLTTVVSVMPMLTFHFMKVDFSPMVSDQVRLLHXAKKKQKPLQRYMQQTHRASSQRSAYAFAHQEGHGELITSGKNMHVNLHSASGTGKAVQNRWRTCIGAIPREYRDLRKAFSEREADELPPHRPTDCAIELIPGQELPKAKLYSMASFAKTLELRPFTLALRNRLRRE, encoded by the exons AATGGGAAACGTATTGCTGACTACCAATCTTTTGCTGTCACTGCTGCAGCCTCTTTGATAATAGGAGTCAGTGTTCAG ATTGCCTTAGATACTAGCTACTGGACAGGAATTAATCATTTCTTCATCTGGGGTGGTATTGCTGTGTACTTTGCAGTCCTATTTGCAATGCAAAGGGATGGGATTTTTGATCTGTTTCCAGGCCATTTCCCTTTTGTAGATGA TGCTTGGAGCTCCCTGGGCCAATTAAATGTCTGGCTTGTCATTTTCTTGACTACTGTGGTTTCAGTCATGCCTATGTTAACATTTCATTTTATGAAGGTGGATTTCAGTCCAATGGTGAGTGATCA GGTACGGCTGTTGCACTGAGCTAAAAAGAAACAGAAACCGTTACAAAGATACATGCAGCAGACACACAGAGCTAGCTCACAAAGGTCTGCGTATGCTTTTGCTCATCAAGAGGGCCATGGGGAGCTGATAACATCTGGAAAAAATATGCACGTCAATCTACATTCAGCATCAGGAACGGGAAAGGCTGTGCAGAATAGATGGAGAACTTGC ATAGGGGCAATCCCCAGGGAATACAGAGACTTGAGAAAAGCTTTTAGTGAGCGAGAGGCGGACGAGCTTCCTCCGCACCGCCCGACCGATTGTGCCATCGAACTAATCCCGGGGCAAGAGCTGCCCAAGGCAAAACTCTACTCGATGG cctcctTCGCAAAGACCCTGGAGCTACGTCCTTTCACCCTCGCCCTCCGGAACCGCCTCCGACGcgagtga